DNA sequence from the Dryobates pubescens isolate bDryPub1 chromosome 8, bDryPub1.pri, whole genome shotgun sequence genome:
TCTCCGTGCCCGCAGGCCGCTATTGGCGTTCGGCCCGTCCGGGATCCTGCTGCGGGCTGAAGTGCGATGGCACCGGGCGAGCCAAACCCCGCCGGGACCAGGCCCTAGCTGCGGCCCGGCAGCTGTCATTCACTCCGCCACCAAGGACACCGTCCTCTGCCACTGCTCTCCCCGCCGCAAAGATCAGGGAAGTGCGGAGCCGTTCCGGGCCCTGGCCGCCCGCTGAGCTGCCGCCGGGCCTCCGTGCCTGCACCTCCCCAGGAGCGGGGCCCATGCGTCAGGACAGGCTGGGCCGGCGGCGGGTGTGCAACACTGATAAGACATTAATTGTTGCTAATTGTTACTAATTGTTACTGTTATTGGAGCGGCGGCAACGCGGCAGCGCCGGGCTTCTCCGCGCACCAGCACCGGCGGCATGAGGCAGAGCCGGACCCTGATCAGGCCTGGTTATGGCGAACGCCGTTTCCCACACACCCTCCAGCCTCGGGGTAGGAGGAAGGCGGCTGGGAccgggaggtggggggaagcgGCGAGAAGAGACCGATTCTCCACATTTATGGCGAGCGATTTGAAGTGGCGTGGTGGGCACGATCCGGCGCGCTGGGGAAACGCGAACGGGCTCCGCCGCAGGAACCGAAGCACCCGAGCTGCGGCGAAGTGCGCGAGGCCCGGGATCTCCTTCCAGGCTGCGCCGCCGACAAACGGTTTTCTCCGGTACATGAGGAACGGTGGAAGCCAGAGAAACGAAGGCACCGGCAGAGGCGGTAAACGGTGGAGCTGCCGGACGGTACAGAAAAAGCGCCCGGAAAGGCCCCGCGAAGCCGCGATCGCCGTTCACTCACCTGTCTGGCGTCCGCGCCCGGCTCCCCGTGGCCTCGCCTCGGCGCCGTTCCGACCTCTGCGGGGCAACAGAATTTTAATCAAAACGAAATATGTCACCCGGGACCCCCGCCCCGCCTTCGGTGCACACGCTCCCTGCACCGCGGCGGCACTCAGTCCTTGGAAGGGTCCAGAGACCACTGGGGCACTGCCACGGTGCCACGGTACGCCCCGCGGCGCCGCACCGGCGTGCTTGGCCAGTGCTCGGCGCAGTCCCGGGGTCGGGGGATTCGCGATGCGAATAAAGCTCGGCAGACTCGCTCGATGCGTTACGCGCCGGCAGAACGCCGTGCTGGCTCCATGGAGCAGGTCGCCGCCCGTTACCGGCAGGAGAAACGAAAGAAAACGAAAGAAAACGAAAGAATACACCAAAGTGTATGGGATAGCGTTCCCCGACCCAGCCTTGTGTCGCTGCGGCCCCAGAATGCCCGCCCGAGCCGGTACGGTCGGGACCGGGTAGGCCTGGTGGTCGCGGGGCTGCGGGGCCCGAtccggcagcggcggcggaaCGCGCCTTCCCTGTGGCCGGCTTCTGAGCGCTGAGGCGGGCAGCAGCTTGGCGGGTCTCGGAGATTGCCTGCGGAGGTACCgggcgcgggggggggggggtcaggagTACGGGGGGATGCGGAGCGGGTCGGCTACATATACGTCGCCTGGCTACAGTCCGCCCGGGACGGCGGGGCTGCCGTCGGCTCCTGGAGGACTGCAGGGCGACCGAGGTGAACCTCACCTCCTCGCCGCATGCTGGCCGGCGGGAGGCACTTAGGGAGTCGGGCGGTCGGCGGTGCTGGCGGGGCGGGGAGGCCGGGCCGGCGGAGCTGCACGTGTTCGTCCCTCccggggccgggccgagccgTGTGCGGGCAGAAGCTAGGGGGGAGCGCCGGGGCTCGGCTCCCTACCTACCTACGCGTGTGCTTAGCACTGggaggggcggcggcggcggctctcTGCGGGGACCTCGACCCCAGCGCACCGACCCCGCGCCCACCGTGAGGGTGCCGCGCCGGCGGGTCGCTCCGTGGGGAAGCGGCCTCCACGAGAGCAGCCTTAATACATTGCTATTTCTGGCCGCACGGCCGGAgccgggcagggggctggctctgcctccccctccctccaatGGCGAGGCCGCCCCCGGGCCCCGGCCCCTCCTCGTCGTGACGTGCCGGCCCggggcagaggaggctccagagccCTTGGCTGTCCCTGCAGAAGCTGTAACAAAACGCAGACCCCCAGCGCAGGGCTAATGGAGGCAACTTAGACAGGAGAAGGCGCGGCCCCTCGTCTCTCGACGCTGCCTACTCCCCCCAGCACCGGGCGCGCCGCTCTTCATCGAGGCGCTGCCGGGCCCGCGGgactgcctggctgcttgcgCTGTCCTGATGATGTTACCGAGCCCCGTCACCTCCACCCCCTTCTCTGTCAAAGACATCCTcaacctggagcagcagcaggacccgcACTATGGGGCCCAGCTCCCGCACCACCTGGAGCACCACTTCCACCCCGCCGCTTGTCTGCTGGCCGCCGCCGACGGAGCCCGCTTCTCCGacggggaggaagaagaggaggaggagaagctgtcgTACCTGAGCCCCCTGGCAGCGCCCGGCAGCCAGCCGGACGCGCGGATCTCCGCTGACAACTACGTGCACGCTGTGCTGCGCGGTTCCTGCGAAGCCTCCGGCCCGGGAGAGGAGCTGGATCCCGCAGCCCGCGACCCAAGTGAGTACCAGTCCGCGCTGCGCTCTCCCGCACCGCACTGCCGGGACGCGCCCGCGCTCGCGCCATGCACGACGTTCTCACCCCGCTGGGCATCGTCCAGTGAAACTCCGGTTCCCGTCGCCGTCGCGTCCCAAGGGCATGTCGAGGCCAGGACTGGCACGTCTTGGGGCTGCCGCTGCGTGTTTCTGCGCCCACCTCGCTGCCTTCCCGGGAAGCGCCTCCGCAGGGTGCCGATTCAGAGCTGTCGGGTCAGGCCCGCGCTCCACAATTTGGTAGCGGAGAGAGGAACGGGACGGGTTAGGCCCAGCCCGTGCCCGCTGCGGCGGGACCCTTCGAGGAGCAGGTGCCGTACGGGACTCGGGCTTCGCGGTGCCGCAGCGGTAAAGCAGCAGCCGGCCTGGAGGCGCGGGGTCGTACCCAGCCCTGCCGCCCGAACCACTTCTCTCAAAGACAGGCGGTGCCAGAGGCGGCCGGTCCCGGCGCTGCCTCCCCATCTAAACGGCGGTTCCCGGGAGGGCGCGTAGCAGCGAGGGGACGTCTGGGGAGCAGCGGCGGGCACTCGCCCGCCAGTAGGGCTCGTCGGGAACAGGGAATACCCGGTGCGTCGAGGTGCAGCCATGACCTGTGCTCTCCTCCCCGTGCAGAGAGTTGCGTCTTGAAGAAGCCGCTAGATGCGGCGGAGAAGGCGGAGGAGGCCGAGAGGCCGAAGCAGCGGAGCCGGAGGAAGCCGCGCGTCCTCTTCTCACAGGCGCAGGTCTTCGAGCTAGAGCGGCGCTTCAAGCAGCAACGTTACCTGTCGGCGCCCGAGCGGGAGCACCTAGCCAGCAGCCTCAAGCTCACCTCCACGCAGGTGAAGATCTGGTTCCAGAACCGGCGCTACAAGTGCAAGCGGCAGCGGCAGGACAAGTCGCTGGAGCTGGGCGGCCCCGCGGCCCCGCCACCGCCGCGCAGGGTGGCCGTGCCCGTGCTGGTCCGCGACGGCAAACCGTGCCTCGGCGGATCGCAGGGCTACAGTTCGGCGTACAACGGGCCCTACTCCTACAACGGTTTCCCCGCCTATGGCTACGGCAACGCTGCCTCCTACAACCCCGGCTACGGCTGCACCTACCCCGCGGGCACCGGCGGCACCTCCATGCAAGCCGCCTGCAGCCCGGCAGCGGCCGCCGGCCCTTTCGTGAacgtgggcagcctggggggcttCGGCAGCGGCGGGCAGCCGCTGCACCAGGCGTCAGCGgggccctcctgcagccagggagcacTGCAGGGCATCCGGGCCTGGTAGCCCGCACGCACTGACGGCCAAGAGCGGACCAGCAGGACGGCCCGGCGGCTCCGGGGCCCCGTCAATCACCCGCACTGCAGCCCGGTTGCACGCTGCGCAACGGGTGCCCCGGACTGGAGAAGTGGCGGCGGCGGAGGGACGGCACGGCGGGACGCCGGCGCTCCCGCGGGCCGCGGCACAGGGCCGGCGGAGCGACGGGACGAGACGGGACAGGGCCGCCCGAGCTTGCAGCAGAGGGCCGCCGCCCCGCGGAGCCGCCGCGACGGCCGGGCGAACCAGAGTCTGTCGCGCCGTGCCAGTGGAacagctttgcttttaaaaagccGACGGCGGGGTCCAGTGGTGCCGCGGCCCCTCTGTCTACTCTGTATCGGTTACTGCCAGCGCCAACTCGCCGCGTCAGTCAATAAACCAGGTGCAATATCCGCTGCCCGCTCCTCCTTCGCCCAGTGGCCATTGCCTGGCGGCGAGGCCGGGACGGTGCCCGGCGGCGGGGCGGTCGCAGCGGCGTGCCCGCGGGGCAGGGCGGCCCGGCCAGTTTGTGAGCGTGCCAAGGGCGCTGAATGGGGCCGCGCAGCTCAGAGCCGGGCCCATTGTGGCCGCCGGGCCGGCACTGAAAGGAGCCGCCGAGGAAGGTAGCGGGAATAGGCGCTTATTGGATTCGGGAACAAAAGGTGTGGCAGGGAGGCGAGGGACAAAGGGGCCCCGACGCCGAGATTGACGGGCCGCTTTGCCCCCCACTGAGGCCCAGGCCCGGCGCTTTATGCGCGAGGTCTGCAGAAACGTGCTGGGTTTTGTTCCCCTTTCTGGGAGcgcagggggaaaggaggggggtcCGCGGGCCGCTGATTAGGGCCGGCCGGGCCGAGCAGCCTGAATGCCGGGGCATTATTGCTACATGTTCAGCCATTTCgctcagctgcagggggagggggtaGCCGAGGCCCCCCGAGTCCTGCGGGACCGGCCGCGGGGTCACCCATAACCCTGGCCGCGCCGTCCCGCCGCCGCGGAGCTCTCGAGGCGGTCCCCGTCCCGTCACCGGACCGTGCCTCTGCCGTGCGGATCCTACCGAGCGCCACCGCCGGGGCCAGAGACGCGTTCGGGGAGGGCCGAACACCCGCGGAGCTCTGTCTGGCTCTCTCCGGGCAGCGTTAGAGACCGGTGGCGCCCGGAGCTCTCCCGCACTGTCCCGTAGGTCTCCTAAGCCGGGATGGTGAAGCTCACGAAGATGTTTCCAGCAGagccttcagggagctgctgggacagaGGCAGCCCGGGGGCTCTGTGTGTCTCCCACCATCACCCAGTTATGTCCACTGtgtcctccctctgcctccccacagTGGTCCCCCTGCCACAAGCACAGGACCAGGCTTTGTTGCCTGCcgttgcagaagcagcagctaacATCTGTTTGCGCTGCTGCATTCGGTTTTACACTGCACATTTCCACTGCATGAGCGAAACGTGCACGCTCGGGATTTGCTGTTTGAAACGAACCACAAAAATTctttctgctgcagcaccacagggacAGAGTGGGCAACCAgcatgcccagctccctgccctgtctTGGCGCAGCATGGTGATGTCCAGCAAGCCACCCCGAGGCCAGTAGGATTCATGGGGCCGATGCTGGGAGAGGATGCGGCACACCCAGCTGATTGTTTGCTGGGTGGGAGCAAGGTGTCGCAGGAGAGgaagcccaagccctgctcttGGCTTTCAGAGATGAGTGGTTAAGGCCCTGTGGTCTCGTGGGTAGAAACAGGATAGCCAAGAACAAAGATAGGCAATGCTCTGTCTTCACGACAGCAGTCAGGCTGGGGAGATTTGTCTCTGCCATAGGAAAGAGTTGCGCTTTCCTCCATGTTCTGCCAGACTGCTGTCTGCAAAAATAGGGAGCCCATGTGAATTCATGGCTCACCGTGCAAGTCAAAGGAATCATGACCACAGTACAAGCTCCCAGCTTAGCACATCCTCTCCAAGTACGTGGTAGATGTCTAGAAATCCACTGCATCCCTGGTAGCACCCAGAGGctccaggtgaaagcagagGTTTGGTGTGGGGTACATGCCCACATCTCCAGCCACAGTCTCTGGAGCACAAACAGTTAAGCAAAGGGGCACACAGGTACACCATGGTTGTGTTGCAAGAGGTGATACCAGTACCAGCATTATCAAGCAGCATTGCCATAGGTGTGAGGTCAATTTTGTGCTCACCCCACTTGTACCTGGTGACATCCATGTGTGCTCCCTGACTACGTTTTCACTACACAGAACTGGAGTAGCACCCGGCTAAGGGATACCGAgaggcctggctgcaggctggtgtGGCATGGTGATGGAAGTTTCTAGATGTCCATTATAGCAAGCTCCAATCCTAGGACAGATCCCAGCTGTCCCACCAGCTCAGAGTGGGCGGACAGCAGGGGGTTAGTGGGACTCCGCAGACTCTCACCCAAAGACCCAAAGCTAATGGGGAGGACAGAGCAATACAAAGAGCTGGCGGTGCtggagggcctggagcagggtggCGGAAGTGAAGCGCTCCAAAGAGGAGGAACAGCCGGTGGGCGCCAGTGGGAGGGAGATGGTGGGAGACTGCAGattggacaggctgcccagggtggggagacacaaTGGAGGGAAGTTGCTGCGTGGCTGCGCTGGAAGCAGCGCCTGCTCGTGACGTACCTTGTCCCCCCCACCCTGGGGT
Encoded proteins:
- the NKX2-3 gene encoding homeobox protein Nkx-2.3; translation: MMLPSPVTSTPFSVKDILNLEQQQDPHYGAQLPHHLEHHFHPAACLLAAADGARFSDGEEEEEEEKLSYLSPLAAPGSQPDARISADNYVHAVLRGSCEASGPGEELDPAARDPSEYHCVLKKPLDAAEKAEEAERPKQRSRRKPRVLFSQAQVFELERRFKQQRYLSAPEREHLASSLKLTSTQVKIWFQNRRYKCKRQRQDKSLELGGPAAPPPPRRVAVPVLVRDGKPCLGGSQGYSSAYNGPYSYNGFPAYGYGNAASYNPGYGCTYPAGTGGTSMQAACSPAAAAGPFVNVGSLGGFGSGGQPLHQASAGPSCSQGALQGIRAW